The segment ACAGGCTACTTCCTCTCAGCTTATCAACATGCTCAACTAAGTCCCTCAATATAGTCCACATATTCTATTACTGTTTCATCCTTAACATCTGCCTTATCTTTCCTTCTCCTaataatgttttttgttgtttaatagaGTTCATTTTTTAGAGCACTTCTAGGTTCACAGCAAAGCCAAGTGTAAAGTACAACCCAATTATGAACCCAGACACCTCCTTCCATACACATGCAGTCTCCTCCACTATCAACATGTTGCACTACAGTAGTGCACTTATTACAACAGATGAACTAATACTGACACATCCTTATCACCCCAAATCCATCCTTACATTAGGGTAATTTTATGCTGTAATTCTATGTACATGTAACTACCCTTGTACATGTAACTAACATTATAGTATTATACAAAGcagtttcactgtcctaaaaatctcCTGTGTTCCACCTATTCATGTCTCCCCCCTCCTAAATGCTTATGGCaactattgttatttttactatctctacagttttgccttttccagatgggTATATATTTGGAATATCTAGATGgagctttttcagattggcttctttcacttaggaataTGCATTTATggttcttccatttcctttgtgACATGATAGCCCATATCTTTTTGGTGCTGAATAATTATCCTTTGGAtatgccacagtttatttatccattcacctttgAAGGACATCCTGAtttcttccaagtttgggcaattatgaataaagcttctataaacatcgcATGCAGGTTTTTATGTAGAcaagttttcaattcctttatGTAAATATCAAGAAGAgtaattgctgaatcatatggttcAAGTAtattcagttttgtaagaaaccaccaaattgTCTTACAAAGTTGCTGCACcgttttctatttttatcagtaatgataaaaatatttatcagtaatgataaaaatatttatcagttttttttgcTCCCCGTTCTTGTCAGCATTTGGCggtgtcagtgttttggattttggccattcttatAGGTGTCTAactgctgttttaatttgcaattccctaatgatatatgatgttgagcatcgttttatgcttacttgccatctgtatatcttttctcGTGAGGTGTCcgttcagatcttttgcctacttttttaaactaatgtgtccattttcttattgttaagttttaaaaattgtttgtatattttggataacaacCTTTTATTGGAtacatcttttgcaaatattttcccccagtctgtggcatctcttctcattctcttgatggTACATTTCACAGAGcacaaaattttaatatcaatttttttttgtagatcaTGCCTTTTGTGTTGTATCTAAGAagtcattgccaaacccaaggtcatctagattttctcctacgTTACCTTCTAGTTTTATAGTGTGCATTATCTTCTtacagtttttctgtttcttaaactaATATATGGCCATtgtggaaaatatagaaataatataaactGAAACAGTTATTCTCAGCACCTCAGATGCATGTAAAGCTACAGATTTTCCAAGAAATAATATGCAGAGATATATATGTGaacattatatatttgtgtgtatatatacattcatacatgCCTATATATTGCACATTTTGAAAACTGAGATcgtattttatatatttgcactTTGCTTTTTTACCAAGCAGTGTATATGGCAGATACACATTTTTTCATGCTAATGTTTTCTActatataaatttcagaatttaaGGTTTCTAATTGAATGCTTTTACCACGTTGTTTAATCAATTGCTTACTGTTGAAcatttatgtgtcttttttttcaaaaaaatgtagatgaatatccatatgtattataatttattcatttaaaatttttgaacacACCCCAGTCTAAGACGTACATCCCTATTCAGCCTAAGTTTTAGACTTAATTATTATAATAGTTAAGAAATAAAAGGGggatataagagactcttaaaaactgagaacaaactgaaggttgacggggggtgggaggaaggggagggtgggtgatgggtattgaggagggcaccttttgggatgagcactgagtgttgtatggaaaccaatttgacaataaatttcaaaaaaattaaaaaataaaaaataaataaataaataaaagaaataaaagggggaaaCAGCCAACATACTTACCGGCAAATgaattacatttttcttattttgccaCCATGCCTGGAAGAGTTCAGAAAGAATTGGAAGGAAAAGAGATGTAgacaaagtaatattgaaaaagaaaaccaaagctggaggcatcacaaccctggacttcaagatgtattacaaagctgtaatcatcaagacagtatggtacctgcacaaaaacaggcacatagatcaatggaatataatagagaacttagaaatggacccacaaacatatggccaactaacctttgacaaaacaggaaagaatatccaatggaaaaaagacagtctctttagcaaatggtgctgggagaactggacagcgacatgcagaagaatgaaactggagcactttcttacactatacatcaaaattaactaaaaatggatgaaagacctaaatgtgagacaggaaaccatcaaaactctagaggagaaaacaggcaacaacctctctgacctttgctgcagcaacttcttactacacatgtctctggaggcaagggaaacaaaagcaaaaatgaactattgggacttcatcaagagaaaaaaacttctgcacagcgaaggaaactgacagtaaaactaaaaggcaactgatgaaatGAAAGATGTTGGAAAGTGACGTATTgaataaagggtcagtatccaaaatcataaagaatttaccaaactcaacaacccaaaaccaaataatcccggtgacgaaatgggcagaagacatgaatggacacttttccaaagaagacattcaactggctaacagacacgtgagaagatgtgcaacatcactcattatcagggaaatacaaatcaaaactacaaaatctcctcacacctgtcagaatgactaaaattaagtactcaggaaacaagagaagttggcaaggatgcggagaaagaggaacatttttactctcttggtgggaatgcagactggtgcaaccactctggaaaacagtatggaggttcctcaaaaaatttaaaaatagaactacctatgactcagcaattgcactactaggaatttatccaaagcattaaaaaatgctgatttaaagggacacatgcaccccaatgtttatagcagtgctatcaacaatagtcaagttatggaaaaagcccaaatgtccacatGTTCATcgactgctgaatggataaagaagatgtgatatatatatatatacatatatatatgtatatatatacacacatatgtatatatacatatatacacatatgtatatatacacatatgtatatatacatatatacacatatgtatatatacatatatacacatatgtatatatacatatatgtgtgtgtattaaatatatgtgtataatatatatgtatatatattaaatatacaaatatatatggaatattactagGTGATCCAAAAAGAAATAAGTCTTGCCGTTCGccacaatgtgggtggaactagaagttattatgttaatgaaatatgtcagagaaagacaaatatcatgatttcactcatatgtggaatttaagaaacaaaacagatgaatataggggaagcaaaggaaacataagataaaaacagagagggaggcaaaccattaaagactctcaaatacagagaacaaacttaagagttgctggaggggggatgggtaggggaatgggctaaatgggtgacgggcattaaggaggacagttgttgggatgagtactgggtgctatatgtaaatgataaatcagtaaattctacttctgaaaccaatactatatatatgttaactaagtttaattaaaataaacaaataagaacagACGTAGAAATAACTTTTagctatcatatatatattaaataaaaaaatgccttcctccactttcttccttttataatatatttctaGTAATTTGGAATGGTTAGTGTATTGCCAGACCaatgaaaaattgaagaaagTTCTAGAATAAGAAGTCTcgttaaaatataaaatctatgtGAGTAGATATTTAAATGTCtcttaataaacaaaaatcataaattgATGTCAACAGTGAATGTCATGAGTACACagttgtgttttattattttaatcattggAAATCTATTACAAATGAATTCTTTACAAATGAGTGCCAGAATGCCAGTCTGGTTTGCATACTTAAAATCATTTCAAGATAACATTCTGTCAAGTTCCCCCACATTTAGTAAGTAAATCTTCGTCCGCATCGCTGATGATCTCCTTGGAATAAATTCCTAATGctcaattgctgggtcaaaggagTGAAGATGAGTAGGTCTTTTTAATACTGTCATCCAAATAAGTCATAAATTTCATTACTATCACCAGTGTCCGAGGTGCCTTTTGTCTATAATCCCAGCCAGCACTGGATCTATTTTTCAAACCTTTTGTCAAcctgataaaataaaatgacatctcagtgttgttttaaatttatattttttgtgtctACTAAGGCtgaattttttcatgtatttattaaccATTTGTACTTTTATCTTAATTGCCTTTTCTTATAAATtgcccatttatttatattctgagAACATTTACctctttcttattgatttgtaagaataTTTATCATTGGCTCATATTTTGCAATATTCTCCTAATTTTAAacctgctttttattatttttcagtattagACATGAAAGTTCCAATACATaagataaatgtaaattataaagtgtagtaatgaaataaaaacctTGAAACTATAATCcatataaataactaaaatgtaaCCAAATATCAATGAATGTCTGGGCTCTTTTACTCTCTCTTACCCCTCTGCTCTCCCTAGAGATCACTGCTACAGagaattttatgtttaatgtcCTAGTATTCTTAAGGGTTATACTTTTTAGGTATTTAAGCCATGAAATATATTGcttactttttctcctttcatgttTTATAAAATCTCCAGTATAGGAAAGTGGTAAATAGCAGGGTCTGGAGCCAGACATCTTGGGTTCAAAGTTGAGTGCACTCCTTACTAGATGCCTAATCATGCACTGTTAGTTAAGCTCTCTGTTCCACCCTTTCCTCACTTACAAAAGGGGGTTAATAATGGTTTTATATGATATCTACCATTTATAAAAgttgtattatattttatgcaTGATCTAGTCACTTTGTAGGAATGGGGTCCTCCAGAATATCTAACTAGTTGACCATACAGCAGGAGGTGAAAGTTAATATCTTTTACATGTTATTGTTATATTTACAGAAGTTTTCACTATTgggttaaaaaagttttttttatggtttcttctGCTTTTACCCTAAGATTACATGattattcacatatattttctttagatcttttatagttaaaattttttacttgCAATTTTGTAGGACGcatagaatttattttggtatgtGGACTAATGTACATAcctaagtctatttttttctaaataggaaATACATTGTTCTACCACTATTTATTAAAACTCTacatttccttactgatttgaaaTGCTATTTTCATCATATTCTAAATACTTATATGTACATGAgattatttctgagttttctgttttcccacTGATCTATTATTCTAATACGGTTAAAGTGAGTAAGATAAGCATAttctacttccttttttccctctattcTTTAACCAAATGCAATTGGGTTTCTGCTTCTACCATTTCCATAAACTTCTCTTGCCAAGTTTGTAAATTCTCAATACAAAGGACATGACCTGATTCTTACTTCTCCCAACCTCTGAACAATAATGAACACTTCTgaacctttttttcttcttgaaatatttaattaactTTCCTGACACCACAAAATCTCCTGTCCAGTAAAGTTTATAAGTGCCACATATTCCCCTGTCCAGAGACAGTTTTAGAATCACAAAATGTTACTAGTGGAAAGTTCCAAATCACCATGTATCTACACAATATCATAAtcacttgaaaagaattttaaaagttcatattcCTGAACCCTGATCACAGATATATTCTGATTGAGTAGGTAGGTCTTatggaaccaggagatcataattttaaatgtttccttaatGAATCCGACACCCACCCAAGTTGTGAATCATTAATCCAATTCAACCTTGTTGGTATATAAGTCAATAACTGAGACATAATTAtcacaagattttttaaatagccGGAGCACTTAGCATAATCCAGCCAAGCCTCTTATTTTGCAAGTTACTAATCTGAGTTTCTGAAGTGAAATGGCATTACCATATGGTGGCAAATCCTGAACTATATCCCATTTACTATAGCTTGAATCCCAAGCACATAGATAACAATCTTCACAACAATTCTTTTAAGTAAAtactgttatttttctcattttagagttgaggaaactgaaaaagTTCCTTTTATTAGTAAAAGTAACACAATGAGCAAATAACAAGCTGAAATTAAAACCCAGGTAGTCTGACACCAGAAACTGTGAGCTAACTTTACTTCACTCTTAGAAATCTGCCCAACTCATGTGTTCCTTCCCCCAATTCATGAATACACACAACCATctatataaaactaaataaatctcTGTTTTCCATCACTGTGCTTTaagagaagatggaaaagaaaggcAATGTGAAAGCAAATTATTACAAAACTCATTCTAGGAGAGAGACGTATTAACCATTCTTTGAGTGACTCTTCTCCCCAAACACCCCCTCTTTTTGACTCAAAATGTTAAGTCATATAGCAAGCATTCATTTATTCCGCCATTACTTGCTGAGCCTTTGCTAAGTATGCTAGATACTCTGCTAAGCACTGGAGGTGTAACAGAGAATAAATACACATGGTGCCTTTCTTCACAGGGATGACATATAATCAGGCAATtacaaaagcatatgaaaattGTGGCAGGCCTGACGAGTCTACTCTAGGAAATACAAAACAGAGAATTTAAACTTTGTAAGATGGGTGAGATGGCCGTTTCCCTTCAGCTGATATCTGAAGCatgaacagaaaacaaagaggattggaaacaagtaataaaagtgtgctaaataaataaataaataaccaaccaaccaaccaaccatggAGGAAGCATGAGCAAAAGTGTATTTTCAAGGAAAGGtaagcaaaggaaaacaagagaaatccCCTAAATACTCTATAACTTCTCAAATGATTTTCTTAACGTTTTAATGAATTCAACTTGGATAAATATATGTCTTTCTTACATACCATACTCCCTTGTAGTTAACTGAAAATTTTCCTGCAAATGAGTTTCTTAAAGTTTTCttataactaaataaatagaatcaGATTGTatatttaaagggggaaaaaacatgtaGTACAATGGGACCTGTACCTCAAAAGGGTAGGCACAGAATGGTACCAATGTATATCTGAAAGTCATCTAACCCTGCCTTTCTGTCCAGAAAAGACTTCCTAGAGGTTCTGGATAACTTCATACCTGAAGGATGGGCAGGCTGGGCAACACAGAGGGTGCATGAGGGTGTTCCAGGGCGACAGAATGGCTTGTGGGAAAGTGTGTAAATGAATGAGAATTTATTAAACTTGGGAGAGTTAAGTGTGACTTCAGTAGACTAACAGAaaaaaggcagggaggagggagttaCAGTGGCAGAAAATCAGGCCGGAGAGGTGATCCTTGTTTGACATAATGTGGAGCTTTGTTTTATACTGAAGACAATTGCAGTGAAAAGAGTAAACTAAGGTAAATGAGATCTTATtggaagtatggaaagagcatgCTGGCTGTCATCGGGAGAATGAATTTCGAGGCTAAAAGACAAGAGAGGAAGGGGCTAGTCAGGAGGCTGGTGTCCAGATGAGAAATGATGATGCCATGAGGAGAACAAGAATTGTCAGCACCTCATAAATTGGGGGTGgaggaaaagcaaagagagaggaatcaAGGAGGACACTAGCTTGAGGTTTGAGCAGTTGAGTATTCATGGTGACAGAGAtcacaggaagagaagaaagtctGTGAATGTTCCCTCTAAAGTACAGGAGGAAAAcactgggaaggaaaaagagggaggaagaacagaaaggagaaggagaggagagaacatGGTATTAAGCCCTTCACACTACATTCATTTGCATTAGCTTATTCATCCCAATAACCTTATAAAGTAATAAGATACCCCTATTTTGCAGAATTTTTGACTTGGGCATTCTAATTCCAAGTCCAACACTCTTTCTACTATACTGCATTTCtttctacatggaaaaaaaactctatagaggaacaaaaacaattttaaaataaagctgtaTTCTCTTATAATACTTAATACTGCTTGAGCtcaggaaaatgtttttctattcaAGCTTTCTTTCAGGGCAATCTTAACCTCCTTGTTCCTGAAGCTATAGATCAGAGGATTGAGCATAGGCACCACAATAGTATAGAACACAGTGGACACTTTCCCCTGGTCcatggacaaaacagaagaaggaTGAAGATACATGAATGCCCCCgacccaaagaaaacagaaacaacaatTATATGTGAGCTACAAGTGCTAAAAGCTTTGGACCTTCCTTCAGTGGAATGCATGCGAAGGATGCTGGTGAGGATCAAAGAGTAAGAGATAATGATAGTGAGGCTGGGCACACCCACATCAAAGCCCACAACAATGAGAACTACCAGTTCATTGATGTGAGTGTTTGTGCAGGAGAGCTCCAGAAGGGGGAGGATGTCACACATGTAGTGGTTGATGGTGTTGGCGTCACAGAAGGTCAACCTGAGCATGCATCCTGTGTGGGCCCAGGCACCAATAAACGCCCCCACATATACAATCACAGCCAGCAGAGAACAGACCTGAGGGGACATGGTGACCGTGTATAACAAGGGCTTGCAAATGGCCACATAGCGATCATAGGCCATTACTGTCAACACATAacactctgcactgacaaagaAACAGTAGAAAAAGAGCTGAGTCATGCATCCTGCATAGGAGATGGTGTTCAGCTTTGACACAAAGTTTACCAGCAGTTTTGGGGTAATGACAGAAGAGTAACACAGGTCAATAAAGgataaattaaagaggaaatagtACATGGGGGTGTGAAGGTGAGAATTCAGTCCAATTAGAGTGACCAAGCCCAGGTTTCCTGCCACAGTGACAATGTAGATtcctaggaaaagaaagaacagaggcaGCTGGATCTCTGAATATTTGGTTAAACCCACAAGGAAAAACTCAGTGACTAAGGAACTGTTTCCCATATCCATTCTCTTCTGGTAGGATCTGAAAGATAGGAGAGTAGAATCATATTCGAGGCAGAACCCACATTTCCTATGCAATCCCATGCCCAGTCTACCCTGGGCCAACAGATTCTGCTGAGATTTAACTATTCTAGAGGGAGTTGCATATGGCTTCGCTCACCCAAGAAAGACAAGTGTATGGGAGGCATCAACATAGTTTCAGGTAACACTGGGAGAAATATTTCAAGAGGAGAAGAAGTGCAGAaatttctcatcctttctctgcttcagtttgTCACTAACACTTTTTATCCCTTTACTTATTCCAGTTTGGCCTTGTTAATCT is part of the Felis catus isolate Fca126 chromosome D1, F.catus_Fca126_mat1.0, whole genome shotgun sequence genome and harbors:
- the LOC101098006 gene encoding olfactory receptor 145-like, producing the protein MDMGNSSLVTEFFLVGLTKYSEIQLPLFFLFLGIYIVTVAGNLGLVTLIGLNSHLHTPMYYFLFNLSFIDLCYSSVITPKLLVNFVSKLNTISYAGCMTQLFFYCFFVSAECYVLTVMAYDRYVAICKPLLYTVTMSPQVCSLLAVIVYVGAFIGAWAHTGCMLRLTFCDANTINHYMCDILPLLELSCTNTHINELVVLIVVGFDVGVPSLTIIISYSLILTSILRMHSTEGRSKAFSTCSSHIIVVSVFFGSGAFMYLHPSSVLSMDQGKVSTVFYTIVVPMLNPLIYSFRNKEVKIALKESLNRKTFS